The Salvia miltiorrhiza cultivar Shanhuang (shh) chromosome 1, IMPLAD_Smil_shh, whole genome shotgun sequence genome has a window encoding:
- the LOC131016910 gene encoding protein NRT1/ PTR FAMILY 4.6-like — translation MRYDDPERQGGFRACMFVFVLAMLENIGFVANMSSMVLYFHLFFDLSSAANTLTNFLGSTFLLTVLGGFISDTYLSRLHTCLIFGFLEITGLLMLTIQAHSRKSQIVPCNKPSCIGGTDAAMFYASLCILALGCGGVKGSVAALGADQFDRTDTEGAKGVASYFNFYQFSTTVGSLIGVTAVVWIALNRGWHWAFFTGLATAFVGFFVLALGKRFYLFQPLANSPIVRVSQVIITAVRNRNLKFPESSVELYEADDKEKDTSAEELAHTNQFRFLDKAAIPSQPDRGCTVTQVEEVKILIRMLPIFASTIIMNTCLAQLQTFSVVQGYFMEPHLATLNIPTPSIPVIPLLFMVILLPLYEFLFIPFARKITGHPNGITQLQRVGVGLVLSIISMGIAAVVEVKRKDQALKDPFKPISLFWLSFQYGVFGIADMFAMVGLMEFFYSEAPSGMRSLSTSFALLSLSFGYFLSTAFVNIVNAVTEKVSGDKQGWLQAPELEPPLNHYKLDYFYWFLAILSTLNFVNYLYWASWYKYRSEVKESDEDKTNPLE, via the exons ATGAGGTATGATGATCCTGAAAGACAGGGTGGATTCAGGGCATGCATGTTCGTTTTCG TGTTGGCAATGTTGGAGAACATCGGATTTGTAGCAAACATGTCGAGCATGGTTCTCTACTTCCACCTGTTTTTCGACCTCTCGTCGGCGGCAAACACGCTCACCAACTTCCTAGGCTCGACGTTCTTGCTCACCGTTCTTGGAGGCTTCATCTCCGACACGTACTTGAGCCGGCTGCATACCTGCCTCATTTTCGGATTTCTCGAAATTACG GGTCTACTGATGTTGACAATCCAAGCACACTCCAGGAAATCGCAGATCGTCCCTTGCAACAAGCCGAGCTGCATCGGGGGCACTGACGCTGCCATGTTCTATGCTTCCCTATGCATCTTAGCTTTGGGCTGTGGTGGAGTCAAGGGATCCGTGGCTGCACTCGGGGCGGATCAATTTGACCGGACCGACACCGAAGGAGCGAAGGGCGTTGCGAGCTACTTCAACTTTTACCAGTTCAGCACAACGGTTGGATCGTTGATAGGAGTGACGGCAGTCGTGTGGATTGCGTTGAACAGGGGATGGCACTGGGCTTTCTTCACGGGCTTGGCTACAGCGTTCGTTGGCTTCTTCGTGCTTGCACTCGGAAAGCGATTCTACTTGTTCCAACCACTGGCCAACAGCCCCATTGTCAGGGTATCACAG GTCATTATAACTGCAGTTCGAAATagaaacctgaaatttcctgaGAGCTCGGTCGAGCTGTATGAGGCTGATGATAAAGAGAAAGATACTTCTGCAGAGGAACTTGCACACACCAACCAGTTCAG GTTCCTAGACAAAGCTGCTATTCCCAGCCAACCAGATAGAGGCTGCACGGTGACACAAGTAGAAGAAGTGAAGATATTGATAAGGATGCTACCGATCTTTGCCAGCACGATTATAATGAATACGTGCTTGGCACAGCTCCAGACTTTCTCAGTAGTCCAAGGATACTTCATGGAACCTCACTTGGCCACACTGAACATTCCCACTCCTTCAATACCCGTAATCCCTTTACTCTTCATGGTCATTCTCCTTCCACTCTACGAGTTCCTCTTCATCCCGTTTGCCCGAAAGATCACAGGTCATCCTAATGGAATAACTCAGCTCCAGCGTGTAGGCGTCGGGCTGGTCCTGTCTATAATCTCAATGGGGATAGCCGCTGTGGTCGAGGTGAAAAGAAAAGATCAGGCTCTCAAGGACCCGTTCAAGCCGATTAGTCTTTTCTGGCTCTCGTTCCAATATGGAGTCTTTGGGATTGCAGACATGTTTGCAATGGTCGGACTGATGGAATTCTTCTACAGCGAAGCTCCATCCGGAATGAGGTCTCTTTCCACATCTTTCGCGCTGCTGTCACTGTCTTTCGGCTATTTCTTGAGCACTGCCTTTGTGAACATCGTGAATGCCGTCACAGAGAAGGTTTCAGGAGACAAACAAGGTTGGCTGCAGGCACCGGAGCTCGAGCCACCCTTGAATCATTACAAGCTCGACTACTTCTACTGGTTTCTAGCCATCCTTAGCACCCTGAATTTTGTAAACTATCTCTACTGGGCATCATGGTACAAGTATAGATCAGAAGTAAAAGAGTCCGACGAAGACAAAACTAATCCTTTGGAGTAA
- the LOC131016898 gene encoding uncharacterized protein LOC131016898: MAPQSRRQLSLLLILLFLLLSLSSLFLSPSAPNPQIHSPLHSLPTPSPPPNFTFLIKVLTFNRLSSLSRCLNSLANAHYDAADKVHLHIYIDHFPLDSADSDQRLNLSKQILDFVDGFDWRFGEKLVHYRTSNAGLQAQWLEAWWPSSDHEFAFVVEDDLEVSPLYYRFLKAVILNYYYNATNFSPSIYGASLQRPRFVPGKHGNKMQLDGESQIFLYQLVGTWGQLLFPRPWKEFRLWYNMHKSKGVKPFLDGMVTNGWYKKLGEKIWTPWFIKFIHSRGYFNIYTNFHHERALSVSHRDAGVNYGKTAGPDSYLLGENSVNFNLLEMYPLMDIKWYDFCFRQVVTNRIVTSSNELVNVLQSVQHKKFVLLVRLYGVPETVVRNMLCHFEGLNIRNYILVGPTSDFLIDLARRGHPVLDASSFSDFSKLSKSINFQDSTMELFKEILVVASVTRKNLELGYNTWVLDGNMLPRNNESFLDTFDRGNDLYVGKASRLLFVRSSSSTLKIWAGDFPFKIASSVETLGKPSVSTPIFFYAVENLLKKQSVEFKNIDEMHLGLDFGALQANSSSFDRDNKFIIWSSETELDLLQKQLAHIDLWFLDGDSSCSSVVCHPL; the protein is encoded by the exons ATGGCCCCTCAAAGCAGAAGACAGCTCTCACTGCTCCTcatcctcctcttcctcctcctctctctctcctctctcttcctctcccCCTCCGCTCCCAACCCCCAAATCCACTCGCCACTCCACTCACTCCCAACCCCATCCCCTCCCCCCAACTTCACCTTTCTCATCAAAGTCCTCACCTTCAACCgcctctcctctctctcccgCTGCCTCAACTCTCTTGCCAATGCCCACTACGATGCCGCCGACAAAGTTCATCTCCACATCTACATCGACCATTTCCCTCTAGATTCTGCCGATTCCGACCAAAGATTGAATCTTTCCAAGCAGATTCTTGATTTCGTCGATGGATTCGATTGGAGATTCGGAGAGAAGCTGGTGCATTACCGGACTTCCAATGCCGGGCTGCAGGCGCAGTGGCTCGAAGCATGGTGGCCTTCTTCTGATCATGAGTTTGCTTTCGTTGTTGAGGATGATCTCGAGGTTTCGCCCCTTTATTACAG GTTTCTGAAGGCGGTGATCTTGAATTATTACTATAATGCTACCAATTTCAGTCCTTCCATTTACGGGGCGTCGCTGCAGCGGCCGAGGTTTGTGCCAG GTAAACATGGAAATAAAATGCAATTAGATGGTGAATCTCAGATTTTCTTGTATCAGCTGGTTGGAACCTGGGGCCAACTTCTGTTCCCGAGACCTTGGAAAGAGTTCCGTCTGTGGTACAACATGCATAAGTCCAAAGGAGTGAAGCCTTTCCTAGACGGAATG GTAACAAATGGGTGGTACAAGAAGCTGGGAGAGAAAATCTGGACTCCATGGTTTATCAAATTTATCCACTCTCGTGGGTACTTTAACATTTATACCAATTTTCATCACGAGCGAGCATTGAGCGTTTCTCATAGGGATGCAGGGGTCAATTACGGCAAAACAGCAGGACCCGATTCTTACTTACTGGGTGAAAATTCAGTCAATTTCAACTTACTGGAAATGTATCCTTTGATGGATATCAAGTGGTATGATTTCTGCTTCAGACAAGTAGTGACCAACAGAATCGTTACGAGTTCAAACGAACTTGTTAATGTTCTTCAATCTGTGCAGCACAAAAAATTTGTTTTGCTAGTGAGGTTGTATGGAGTACCTGAAACGGTTGTCAGGAATATGCTCTGCCACTTTGAGGGGCTGAATATTCGAAATTACATCTTGGTTGGCCCAACATCTGATTTCCTAATTGATCTTGCAAGAAGGGGGCACCCCGTGCTTGATGCCAGCAGCTTTTCTGATTTCAGCAAACTTTCCAAGTCCATCAATTTTCAAGATTCGACTATGGAACTGTTCAAAGAAATTCTAGTGGTGGCATCTGTGACTAGAAAGAATTTGGAGCTTGGCTATAACACCTGGGTGCTTGATGGAAACATGCTTCCACGTAATAATGAATCATTTTTGGATACATTTGACCGCGGAAATGATTTGTATGTCGGGAAGGCTAGTAGGCTTCTCTTTGTCCGGAGCTCATCATCTACTTTGAAGATTTGGGCTGGTGATTTCCCTTTCAAGATTGCTTCATCGGTGGAGACTTTGGGAAAACCATCAGTTTCTACGCCCATTTTTTTCTATGCTGTTGAGAATTTACTGAAAAAGCAGAGTGTCGAATTTAAGAACATTGATGAGATGCACCTTGGCTTGGATTTTGGTGCTCTTCAAGCTAACTCATCCTCATTTGATAGggataataaatttattatctGGTCTTCGGAGACAGAGTTGGATTTATTACAGAAGCAACTTGCACATATAGATTTGTGGTTTTTGGATGGCGATTCATCATGTTCTTCAGTTGTTTGCCATCCATTGTAG